One region of Niallia sp. Man26 genomic DNA includes:
- the pflB gene encoding formate C-acetyltransferase, whose amino-acid sequence MEKLETNYWNGFKSGGWEKEVNVRDFILKNFKPYHGDSSFLSGPTVGTTQLWEQVLELSKKERDRGGVYDLDTDIPSTITSHGPGYLDKTKEKIVGVQTDEPFKRSFQPNGGIRMAVQACESYGYKADEKLEEFFTKHRKTHNAGVFDAYTDEMRLARKAAIITGLPDAYGRGRIIGDYRRVALYGIDFLIKEKQKDKKATSSIMTEDVMRLREEVSEQIRALAELKELGESYGFDLSRPAANTQEAFQWLYLAYLAAIKEQNGAAMSLGRVSTFLDIYIERDLELGLLTEKQVQEIVDHFIMKLRLVKFARTPDYNELFSGDPTWVTESIGGMANDGRPLVTKNSFRFLHTLDNLGPAPEPNLTVLWSTQLPENFKKYCAQMSIQTSSIQYENDDIMKPHWGDDYGIACCVSAMEIGKQMQFFGARANLAKCLLYAINGGKDEKLKVQVGPDYSPVASEYLDYDEVMEKFDQMMEWLAGLYINTLNVIHYMHDKYSYERIEMALHDTEILRTMATGIAGLSVVADSLSAIKYAKVKAIRDENGIAVDFATEGDYPKYGNNDDKVDSIAVSIVESFMKKLRKHVTYRNSMHTMSILTITSNVVYGKKTGNTPDGRRAGEPFAPGANPMHGRDTKGTLASLSSVAKLPYDSSLDGISNTFSIVPKALGKEEEDRASNLVSILDGYGVKAGHHLNVNVFNRETLLDAMKHPESYPQLTIRVSGYAVNFIKLTREQQLDVINRTFHESM is encoded by the coding sequence ATGGAAAAGCTGGAAACAAATTATTGGAATGGATTTAAAAGCGGCGGTTGGGAAAAGGAAGTGAATGTGCGCGACTTTATCTTAAAGAATTTCAAACCGTATCACGGCGACTCTTCTTTTTTAAGCGGTCCGACTGTGGGGACAACGCAGCTGTGGGAACAAGTTCTTGAGCTTTCTAAGAAAGAAAGAGACAGAGGCGGTGTTTATGATCTCGACACTGACATCCCTTCTACAATTACATCGCATGGTCCTGGTTATTTGGACAAAACAAAGGAAAAGATTGTCGGTGTTCAAACAGATGAGCCATTCAAAAGATCCTTCCAGCCTAACGGCGGCATCAGAATGGCAGTGCAAGCGTGTGAGTCTTACGGTTATAAAGCAGACGAAAAATTAGAAGAGTTCTTTACTAAACACCGAAAAACACATAATGCCGGCGTCTTTGATGCATACACAGATGAAATGCGCCTTGCACGAAAAGCAGCAATTATCACAGGGCTCCCTGATGCATATGGACGGGGCCGGATTATCGGCGATTATCGCCGTGTAGCTTTATACGGTATTGACTTCTTAATAAAAGAAAAACAAAAAGACAAAAAAGCAACAAGCTCAATTATGACAGAAGATGTTATGCGTCTTAGAGAGGAAGTTTCAGAGCAAATCCGTGCTTTAGCTGAACTGAAGGAGCTGGGAGAAAGCTACGGCTTCGATTTGTCCAGACCAGCTGCTAATACACAAGAAGCGTTTCAATGGCTGTATTTAGCTTATCTGGCAGCAATTAAAGAGCAAAACGGGGCAGCAATGAGTCTTGGACGTGTTTCCACTTTTCTTGATATTTATATTGAACGAGATTTAGAGCTGGGATTACTAACAGAGAAACAAGTCCAAGAGATTGTCGATCATTTCATCATGAAGCTGCGCCTTGTTAAGTTCGCCAGAACGCCAGACTATAACGAACTGTTCAGCGGCGATCCTACATGGGTAACTGAGTCAATTGGGGGTATGGCTAATGACGGACGGCCGCTTGTGACAAAGAACTCATTCCGCTTTCTCCATACACTTGATAATCTCGGACCTGCGCCTGAACCGAACTTAACAGTTCTTTGGTCCACCCAGTTACCGGAGAATTTTAAAAAGTACTGTGCTCAAATGTCCATTCAAACAAGCTCGATTCAATATGAGAATGATGACATTATGAAACCTCACTGGGGTGATGATTACGGAATTGCCTGCTGTGTTTCTGCGATGGAAATAGGCAAGCAAATGCAGTTCTTCGGCGCTCGTGCGAATCTTGCAAAATGTCTTCTATATGCAATTAACGGAGGCAAAGATGAAAAATTGAAAGTACAGGTCGGCCCTGACTACAGCCCTGTTGCTTCTGAGTATTTGGATTATGACGAAGTGATGGAGAAATTCGATCAAATGATGGAATGGCTGGCAGGTCTTTATATCAATACATTAAACGTCATCCATTATATGCATGACAAATACAGCTATGAAAGAATAGAAATGGCCTTGCATGATACAGAAATATTACGGACGATGGCAACTGGAATTGCTGGACTAAGCGTAGTGGCAGACTCATTGAGCGCTATCAAATATGCAAAAGTGAAAGCAATCAGGGATGAAAACGGCATTGCCGTTGATTTTGCCACAGAAGGAGATTATCCGAAATACGGAAACAACGATGATAAAGTTGACAGCATTGCCGTTTCTATTGTCGAAAGTTTTATGAAAAAGCTGCGGAAACATGTGACTTACCGCAACTCTATGCACACAATGTCCATCCTGACGATTACTTCGAATGTTGTGTATGGTAAAAAGACAGGAAACACACCGGATGGGCGCCGTGCCGGCGAACCGTTCGCACCTGGAGCAAATCCAATGCATGGCCGGGATACAAAAGGCACATTAGCCTCTCTGTCATCTGTTGCTAAACTTCCTTATGATTCATCTTTGGACGGTATATCTAATACTTTCTCTATTGTTCCTAAAGCACTCGGCAAAGAGGAAGAAGACCGTGCATCCAATCTTGTATCTATATTAGACGGTTACGGAGTAAAGGCCGGTCATCATTTAAATGTAAACGTATTTAACAGAGAAACACTTCTAGATGCAATGAAGCATCCAGAATCATATCCGCAGTTGACTATTCGTGTCTCAGGTTATGCCGTCAACTTTATTAAACTGACACGTGAACAGCAATTGGATGTCATTAACAGAACATTCCACGAATCTATGTAA